The window GCCGCCGCCCTCGACGGCCGACCCGGCGCCACCCGCGCCCAGCGGATGCGGCGAGCCGTCACCCTGCTCCGCGAATGGTGCGGCGACGCCGTCATGCTGGGCTGCGGGGTGCCCCTGGTCAGCGCGGCCGGGCTGGTCGACTACTGCCGGGTCGGCGCCGACGTCGCCGCCAGATGGGAGGACCCGGTGCAGCGGGCCCTGCGCTACCCGGAACGGATCTCCACCGTCTCGTCGATGCGCAGCAGCCTGGCCCGCGCCTGGATGGACGGCACCTGGTTCGGCAACGATCCGGACGTGGTCATCCTGCGCACCGACGACACCAGGCTCACCGACGCCGAACGTCGCGCCCTGTTCACCGTCAACACCACACTCGGGTCGCTGGTGTTCGTCAGTGACGACATCGCCGGCTACGACGACGCCACCACGGCGCTGCTGGCCGGCTGGGACCCGCCGGGCGCCGCCGTGGTCCGGCAGCACTGCCGGGCCGGGGGAGTGGACCACCTGGTCACCGACCGGGGAGCGCTCGGCCTCGCGCTCGGCGACGGCACCGGCCGCGTGGTCGGGTAGATCGTGGGCGTACGGGAACGACGCCGTGCGGCGCTGATCGCCGCGGCCCGGGAACTGTTCCTGGAACGCGGCGTCGACCAGGTGACCATCGACGACATCGCCGACCGCTGCGACGTGACCAGACGGACCGTCTACCGCTACTTCGCCACCCGTGAACAGGTCGCCCTCGCCGTCGAGGTGGACGTGCTGCACCGGTGGGCGCGGCTGCTCGACGAGTACCGCCCGCGCTGGACCGGCACCGGCGCCGAACGGCTGCGGTCCGCGTTCGCCGACATCGAACAGCTCGTTGACGACGCCGCCGACGAGGTCCGCTTCACCCGGGTCTTCGACGCCCAGCCCGGCGTCAACGTCACCGACGAGCTCGGCCGGCAGTTCCACGCCGCGGTCCGCGAGCTGCTCGCCCCGATCGTGGAGATCCTCGACGCCGGCCGCCGGGACGGTTCGCTGGTCTACGCGGTACCGCCGGAACTGATGGCGTCCACCATGACCAACGCCTACCTCGGCCTGGCCCAGCGGGTCTACGGCATGGGCGACCGGCTCTCCGACGAGCAGGGCATCGAACCCCGACGAATGCTCACCGAGCTGGGCCGGCTGTTCCTGACCGGGCTGGGCGCCTCACGGTAGGACCACACACCGGCGGCAGCGGGCCTCGTACGTGTACGTCCCGTCGTCGGGCAGCGCGGTCGACGGAGCCAGCTCCCGGATCATCGGCTTACCGTGCTCCAGCACCTGCGTGTGCGTCGCATCCAGCGACCGGCACACATCACAGACCGCCCGCCGGTAGATCACCTCGGCCGGAGCCAGCTCGAACAACGCCCGCACCGGCGCGAACAGCTGCCCCCGATGGTCCAGGTCGATCCCGGCCACCACCACCCGCACCCCGGACCGCACCGCCGCACCCAGGACCGCGATGTCGTCGACGGTGAACATGTGGATCTCGTCGACGCCGATCACCTCGACCCCGCCGTCGGCCGCCCCGGCCAGCGTGTGCACCTTCACCGTCTCCAGGCTGCCGCCCGACCGCGACGTCACCGCCGTGTCCCGCCCGTGCCGCGCCGACTGGAACACCCGGTGCGGAATGTTCGCATACTGCAACGGCGACAGCAGGCTGATCATCTCCAGCGACTTGCCGCCCTTCATCGGGCCGAGGATCACGGTCAGGTCCATGCCGCACACCGTGCCATCCCACCCGGCCGTGCTTCAAATCAAGATCGGAAAAGGGTGGCCCACACCACCTTGCCGTCCCCGGTCGGTTGACTGCCCCAGTGCGCCGACATCTCATCCACCAGCAGCAACCCGCGCGGCGCCGCCGGATCGGTGAACGCCGGACCGGGCAGCAGCGGCACCTCGGCCGAACCGTCCCGAACCGCCAGCAACAGGTAGCGGCGACTCAGCGTCAGCCGCAGACTCAGCATCGTCCGCGCGTGCACCACCGCATTGGTCACCAGCTCACCGGCGATCACCGAGGCCGGATCGATCAGATGCGGCAGCGCCCACCGCAGGCAGGCCCCGGCCACCACCTCCCGCGACCGGCGGGGCGCACCGGCGACCGGCAGCATCATGTCGCTGATCACCGGCAGGCTCGGACCCGGCTCGGCCGACATCGCCGCGTCGACCGTGTCGAAGACCGCCAACCGCCCGTGACCACCGCCGCCGAGCAACCGGGACAACGCCGGAGCGGGCGCCGCCAGCAGCAACGGCGTGCCCGGCCACACCGCGGCCTGCCGGGACACACCCAGGAACACCGACACGGCGGCCGACTCGGCCAGACCCATCCCGGCCAGATCCAGCACCACCGCATCGGGCTGCTCGACCAGGCACTTCATCAGGGCCAGGCGGACCTGCGGCGCCGACGACACGGACAGCTCACCGGTGACCCGCACCAGCAGCCGCGTGCCGATCGACTCGACGTCGCATCGGATGGCCGTCATCCACCCATTGTCACTCGCCGAACCTATCAGTCAGCCCTTTTGACCTCCGCGAGTGGCGCCGCGGACACCGCCAGGTAGTCGAGCAGCTCGGTCACCTTGAGCACCTGATGGACGATCGGGCTCACCTGGCTCACCGACATGCCCGCCCCGGCCTTTTCGACCAGATCACGGCACTCCAGCAACGCCCGGATCCCGGCCGAGTCGAGGAAGGTCAGCTCAGTGGCGTCGAGCGTGACGTGTCGGGGGGCGAAGCGGTCGACCGCGTCGGACACCGCGACACGAAGACGGTCGGCCTCGTCGTGGTCGAGCTCGCCGATCAGCGAGACCCGGAGACGACCGTCATCCTCGAGCGGGCCCACCGACACGGTGAGCCGAATGGTGGAATGGCCGAAATTCATCAAGACCCCTGTCAGGCACGCGGCGGTGGCCCCTCACTGCTGAAGGTGTCGGTGCAACACTACGCCTGAACCATCAGTCGAAGTCGTAGACCGTCACCGGGATGTCGCGCTCACACAGCGCGGCCACGATCAGCGGCTCGATCCGCTCCCACTTTCCACCGGACAACCCGCATCCGATCCGCGGCAGGTGCACCGACGCCCCCAGCTCGACGGCATGATCGCCGACCGTGTGCAGGCAGCGGCCGATCGCCTCGTACCGCACCGGCGGCCCGCCACTGCCCGGCTTGATCCCGCGCTGCCCGACCATGTTGGCCACCCACACGTCCGGCTGCACCTGCACCAGCTGGGTCGCCCCGAGTCCGAAATCGTTACCGGCCCGCTCCCGATGCCATTGCCGGAACGCACGTTCCGGCTCCTTCCAGCGCCGGGAGATCGCCACCACGAACCCCTTGCCCCATCCGCCGATGTCGTTCGACACATGCGCGATGATCTTCGGCCCCTTGGCCTGCGGACTGGTGGCGTCACCCTTGACGAACCTCAATGCCGACATCGGATGATCTTTGCGTACGGACGGCGAGCACCGCGATCGGAATACTCATGATCAGCAACCCCTGCCAGCCGCTGAGCCCGGTCGACCACCCGTCGATCCGGTCCTCGGCCGCCTTGTCGGCCACCACCACCTGCACGAAATAGAACACCACCGTGTTGTTGACCGCGTGCCCGACGACGGCCGGCCAGATCGACCCGGACGCCAGCCGCAGCCACCCGAGCAGCACCCCGAAGAACACCGTGAACACGGTGAACGGCAGCAGCGGCCACAGCCCGTCCGCGCCCACCGGGACGAAGCCCGGCATGTGCCACACCCCGCAGATCACCCCGATCACGATCATCGCCGGCCACGTACCCAGCGGCTCCCGCAGCCGGTTCAACAGATAGCCGCGCCAACCCCACTCCTCGTAGAACGCCAGCGGCAGGATCAGCACGAACTGCCCCAGGTTGGCCAGCAGCGCCTGCCCGATCAGGTCCCACGGGACGCCGGTCTGCCCGAGAGTCTCCGGCGCATAGGCGTCCCGCAGCGCGGAGAACCCGTCCAGGTCGGCCGGGTAGACGCCGGTCACCGCGTTCAGCGCGACCGCGGCCGCCGACATCGCCAGGAACAGCACGAACGAGAACCCGCACCAGGCCAGGGTGCGCCGCCACGGCCGTACCGGAAGGATCGAAGTGGCCCGGGCGACGCCCTCGGCGGGCCGCCAGAAATACCGCGCGGCCACCCACGTCGCGACCGCCACCGACACCATGATCGCCCAGAACAGGAACCGCGTCCCGGTGACCACCTCCAACCCCCGCAACAGCCAAGGCAGGGCGAACACGATCCCGAGAAACACCCAGACATCTCCCCGTGACCTCATCCGGCCAGTATCCGACTGGCCCCGCGGTGACACAGTGGATGGTCAGTGCATCGGACTCGACCCCGTCAGAGGTGATCGGTGTGACAGACAATCCACAGTCCACGGCTCCGTGGCTGCCGCCGCGCTGGGTGATCCGGACCGCCTGGGCGGTGCACCGGGGCATCTACCGTGTCACCGGCGGCCGGTTCGCCCTGCAGCGGGCCAAACCGCAGAAGTGGGGAACGATGCGGGTCACCGTGACCGGCCGGAAGAGCGGCCGGGAACGTCCCGTCATCCTCGCCTACATCGAGGACGGCCCCAACCTGTCCACCCTGGCCATGAACGGCTGGGGCGAGGGCGACCCGGCGTGGTGGCTGAACCTCAAGGCCAATCCGGACGCCCACGTCGTCTGGCCGGGCGGCGAACGCCTGGTCCGAGCCCGGGTCGCCGAGGGCGCCGAACGCGAACGCCTCTGGGCCCTGTGGCGCACCACCAACAAGGACCTCGACGCGTTCGCGTCCAACCGGACCACCCCGACCGAGGTCGTGATCCTGGAACCGCGGGCGATCAGCGCCGCTTGAGGACGAACACCCCCCAGCCCAGATGACGCCGCTGGTAACGGACATAGTTCACCGGCGCCGCGTCCAGCTCGGCCCGAAAGGACACCGCCGACTCATCGTCCGGGTTCTCGTCCAGCCAAGCCCGGACGGTGAACCACTGAGCGGCCACATACCGGTCCCAGCTGTCCTCGTCGGCCAGCACCATCTCCACCAGATCCCAACCCAGCCGGCCGAACGACTCGACCAGACCCGGCAGGTCCTCGAAATCGTCCCGAGACCCGGCACCACTGCCCACCACCGCCTCCTGATCCGGTGGGTCGAGCCGCCAGAACGGCTCACCGATCAGGATCAGGCCACCCGGCCGCAGACTGCGCTCCAGCAGGTTGATCGTGCCCTCGACACCATCGCCGATCCAGGTGGCGCCGACGCACGCGGCGACGTCGACGGGCTCCGCGGCGACATGGCCGGAGGCGTCACCGTGGGTGAAGGTCACCCGGTCGGCCACCGTCAACTCCGCGGCCCGGGACCGCGCCGCGGCCAGGAAGACGGTGCTGATGTCGACACCGGTGCCGATGATCCCGTGATCCCGGCTCCACCGGCACAGCATCTCGCCACTACCGCACGCCAGGTCCAGCACCGACATGCCCGGCCGCAGCCGGATGGCGTCACCGAGCGTGTCCAGCTTCTCAGGCGTGAACGGATCGTGGATGCGGTGGTCACGCTCACGAACGACAAAACTACGTGGTAGATCCACTTCTGATGTTCCTCACGTCGGACGAACGGATGGTCAGCACAGAACCGACGAGGACACGCATAGTAGCCACCCCTTTGGTAGATCGTTCGACCGTCAATGTAGCCGGTCTTTTTGTCGGTGGGTCGCCCTATGATCGGCGCCATGTTGGGAGTGCATTTCGCGATCACCGCGGAGCAGGAGAAGCTGCTGCTCGACGCCGATGGTGACGACGACGCGGTCAGCGAGATCATCGGCGCCCTCGAGGAGGACTGGGCGGACGACGCGCTCAAGGTCGACACCGACAAGGCGTGGGACGCGATCCACCGCTGCCTCACCGACGGCACGCTCGACCCCGACGGCGGCACCGGGCCGCTCGCCCTGGCCGTCGTCGGTGGCCGCCACCTGCACGACGAGATGTATGTGGTGTATGTGGCGCCCGACGAGGTCCGTGCCGTGGCCGAGGCCCTGGCCGACATCGACGAGCCATGGCTGCGGGCACGCTTCGGCGACTTCGACGACGACTATGACGGTGCCGCCGACGACGACGATTTCCACTACACGTGGGACGGCCTGGTCTGTCTCCAGGGCTTCTACCAGCGGGCCGCCGCCGCGGGCCGCGCCGTCATCTTCACCGCGATGTGAGCGAGGCACCGTGACCAGCTGGCAGATGACCGTGGTGGCCGCCTTCACCAGGCTCGCCTACCAGCGAAAATTCACCACGGCGGAGGCGGGCCTGCGCACGCTCGCCCGACCCAAGGGCCCCTCCAAGCCGCCTTCGGCGATCCTCAAGAGGTACGCCGTAAGCACCACCCGCGACCACGGCTTCGACCTGCACCGGATCCGCCCGTCCGGCCCCGACACCGGTGTGACGGTCATCTACCTGCACGGTGGCGCCTACACGAGCGAGATCGTCAGCCAGCACTGGTCGCTGATCGCCCACATCGCCGCCCGGACCGGTCACGAGGTGGCCGTCCCCATCTACGGCCTGGCCCCCACCCACAACGGCCTGCAGGCGCTGACCTTCGTGACGGCCGTGATAGCCGCCGAGACGGCCCGAGGTCGCCGCTGCTACCTGGCCGGCGACTCGGCCGGCGGAGGCTTGGCCCTGCTGGCCGCCCAGGCCATGGCCGCCGACCCCACCCCACCACCCGGCCCGCCCGGTTCCGAGGGCCGTTTCGCCCTTGGCGCCGGTTCCGCACCGGACCGTCCCACCCCTGCGGCCGGCGAGACTGGTTCCGTGGCGGGCGGCTTCGTCACTGCGGCCGGCGAGAGTGGTGCCGTGGCGGGCGGGTTCGGTTCTGCGGCCGGTGAGGCTGGTTCCGTGGCGGGCGGCTTCGTTTCTGCGGCCGGTGAGGCTGGTGCCGTGGTCGGTGGTCTGGCCGCGGCGGCCGGTTCGATCGGGGGAGTGGTGGGTGTGACCGCGATAGCGCCCTGGCTCGATCTGTCGATCAGCAACCCCGAGGTGGACGAGGTCGAGCCGCACGACCCTTGGCTGCGCCGCCCCGGCCTACGCCCCTTGGCCACCGCCTGGGCCGGTGAGATCCCACTTCAGGACCCGAGGTTGAGCCCTCTCTTCGGCGACCTGACCCGCCTGCCACCCTTGCAGATCCTGGTCGGCACCCGCGACATCACCCTGCCCGACTGCCGCCTGCTGCGTGACCGCCTACCGTCGACGGTGCCGCTGACCTACCACGAGGAGCCGGGCGCCGTGCACGTCTACCCATTACTTCCCGTGCCCGAAGCCCGCCCCGGCCGCCAGGCCATCATCGACCACATCATGGCGACCACCGGAGCTGCCCGGCCGAGCGACGGATCAGCGAACGTGGCGCCCTGACCCTCGGGGGAGCCGACGCATCCATAACGGAGTGCTCCCTACCGGATACGGCCGATCCTCGGGCCTGCTCCCTACCGGATACGGCCGATCCTCGGGCCTGCTCCCTACCGGATACGGCCGATCCTCGGGCCTGCTCCCTACCGGATACGGCCGATCCCCGGGCCTGCTTCCCACCCGATACGGCCGATCCCCGGGCCGCGCTGAGGCCGACCAAGCGGTCGGCGAAGCGGTTTTCGTCGATGCCGAAGGGGGGCCGGAAAGTGGCGGGCGCGTCGGTCTGGAGCGGTGGCACTGAACGGCCCAGGTCGATCGTCCTGCTGCAACTCGCCCTCGACGGTCCTCACCAGGGTCTCGGAATCGCGCAGGAGATCGGCGTTGAGGGTGCCGGTCCGCGCGGGCGCCGGGCCGCGCGGGGCCGGCGGCCAGGTTGCCGACGGCCAATTTGCCCCAGTCTCTCGGGTCGTCGCGCCGGGCTTGTCCTGGTGGCGTCGTTTGGAGGTCGACGAGCCGATCGGCTGCCAGTCAGGAGCCGAGCCGGTCGGCCGTTGGTCAGGAGCCGAGCCGGTCGGCCGTTGGTCAGGAGCCGAGCCGGTCGGCCGTTGGTCAGGAGCCGAGCCGGTCGGCCGTTGGTCAGGAGCCGAGCCGGTCGGCCGTTGGTCAGGAGCCGAGCCGGTCGGCCGTTGGTCAGGAGCCGAGCCGGTCGGCCGTTGGTCAGGTGTCGAGCCGGTCGGCCGTTGGTCAGGTGTCGAGCCGGTCGGCCGTTGGTCAGGAGCCGAGCCGGTCGGCCGTTGGTCAGGAGCCGAGCCGGTCGGCCGTTGGTCAGGAGCCGAGCCGGTCGGCCGTTGGTCAGGAGCCGAGCCGGTCGGCCGTTGGTCAGGAGCCGAGCCGGTCGGCCGTTGGTCAGGAGCCGAGCCGGTCGGCCGTTGGTCAGGAGCCGAGCCGGTCGGCCGTTGGTCAGGTGTCGAGCCGGTCGGCTGCCGGTCGGGAACCGAGCCGGTCGGCGACCGTCAACTACCGGCGCCGGTGAGGGAGCCGACGACGGTCAGGAAGAACAGGGCCGCGCCGGGGATCACGGCGAGGTAGCCGAGTATCAGGCCGGCCACCGCAAGGCCCCGTCCGCCTCGGGTGCCGGTGTTCGTCTCCGCCAGACCGATGTGACCGGTGATGATCGCGGCCAGCGAGGGGATGCCGGCCAGGCACCAGCCGGTCAGGATGCCGACGATGCCGAGGACCAGTGCCGCGGTCGCCCACCCGGACGTCGGAAGAAGCATCGGCTGCTGGTAGCCGTAGGCCGCATGCGGCCGGTAGTGCCCGTGAAAGCCCGGGTACTGCCCGTAATGGGGCGGTGGTGCCTGATAAGTCGGAGGCGGTGGCGGGAACGACTGCGCCGGATACGGTGACGGGGTCTGCGGCGGATAAGGCGGGGCGACCCCCGGCGAGTACGGCTCCGGCGGGAACTGCGGTTGGGGCTGCCGATAGGGGTCGTGGTTCGGCTCGTACGGGTTGTAGCTCATCCGGGCCCCCTCGATCAGTCCTGGTGAGCGGCCCTGCCACATCGCCCACGACGCACACCGCCCTGCCGGTGTGATCGCCGCCGATGGTAGCCCGCCCGGCCCAGCTCGCGCCGCACCCGGCCGAGCCCACCGACCCGGCCGAGCCCACCGACCCGGCCGAGCCCACCGACCCGGCCGAGCCCACCGACCCGGCCGAGCCCGAAGGCTCGGCCGGGCCCCCTCGATCTGACCGGGCCCCCCTCGGTCTGACCGATCTCCCTCAGTTCGGCCGTGTCCCGTTGCCGGACCGGCCGAGCTTCGACCGGGCACACCGGCCCGGCCGCGCATCTGCTGTCGACGAACGCCGTCGGCGCGGTCGAATTTCCCTGTCTCGGGTGGTGCTCTGGTCTCAGGCGATCGGGGCCATTCCGCCGTCCGCGTGGGCCAGGGCCTTTCGTTTGTTGAACGCCGCCGTCACCGCTGTTCCGGCGGTAGCGGTGACGGCGGCCTCGACGAGTTTCACGACGTCCTCGTGGGAGAGGTCGCCGAGTTCGTCGGCGAATTCCGAGACCAGGTCCAGGACTCGATCGGACACGTCTGCGGTCACTCCGATCAGTCCTATCAGGATCTTGTCCATCAGGTCAGCGTCGATCACTTCTGCTCCTTGGGAACGGTGAACGTGATACCGGGACTCGCACGCGATGCCCGGTGAAATTGTTCGGTCTGGTCGTCCGGTCGGAAATATCCTGAGCAGGGTCCGGCCGTGTTCTCGACGATCGGCGGCCGGCCGGGTGTGCCCAGGACGCGGTCGGGCTGGGCCCGCCTGGTCGGTCAGCCGCCGAACCAGCCGCTGACCTGCGAACCAGCCACGAATCAGGGGCGGCGGGCGAACTGGCCCGGCCGCCTGGAAGAAGTCACGGGTGAGGCCTCGGCGATCCGCGTGCGGACATCAACGCGAACACCGGCACACTGCCTACGTTGATTCCACTCTGGATCACCGATGTGATGATCCAGTTCGCCTTCTCAACCGGTGTCATGTACAGAAGGAGGGGCCAGTGTCCACCCTGATACATCCAGGGGGCGGTGACTTCATGGCCGATCCCACCCCGCCGGCCGGCCCGACACCGCCGGTCGACCGAATCCCGCTGCCCGGCGGCGCCCCACCGGACGGCGACCCGTCCCCGCCCACCGGCGATCCCGAACCGGCCGACGGCC of the Actinoplanes sichuanensis genome contains:
- a CDS encoding TetR/AcrR family transcriptional regulator — its product is MGVRERRRAALIAAARELFLERGVDQVTIDDIADRCDVTRRTVYRYFATREQVALAVEVDVLHRWARLLDEYRPRWTGTGAERLRSAFADIEQLVDDAADEVRFTRVFDAQPGVNVTDELGRQFHAAVRELLAPIVEILDAGRRDGSLVYAVPPELMASTMTNAYLGLAQRVYGMGDRLSDEQGIEPRRMLTELGRLFLTGLGASR
- a CDS encoding thymidine kinase, with protein sequence MDLTVILGPMKGGKSLEMISLLSPLQYANIPHRVFQSARHGRDTAVTSRSGGSLETVKVHTLAGAADGGVEVIGVDEIHMFTVDDIAVLGAAVRSGVRVVVAGIDLDHRGQLFAPVRALFELAPAEVIYRRAVCDVCRSLDATHTQVLEHGKPMIRELAPSTALPDDGTYTYEARCRRCVVLP
- a CDS encoding STAS domain-containing protein, with the translated sequence MTAIRCDVESIGTRLLVRVTGELSVSSAPQVRLALMKCLVEQPDAVVLDLAGMGLAESAAVSVFLGVSRQAAVWPGTPLLLAAPAPALSRLLGGGGHGRLAVFDTVDAAMSAEPGPSLPVISDMMLPVAGAPRRSREVVAGACLRWALPHLIDPASVIAGELVTNAVVHARTMLSLRLTLSRRYLLLAVRDGSAEVPLLPGPAFTDPAAPRGLLLVDEMSAHWGSQPTGDGKVVWATLFRS
- a CDS encoding STAS domain-containing protein, with translation MNFGHSTIRLTVSVGPLEDDGRLRVSLIGELDHDEADRLRVAVSDAVDRFAPRHVTLDATELTFLDSAGIRALLECRDLVEKAGAGMSVSQVSPIVHQVLKVTELLDYLAVSAAPLAEVKRAD
- a CDS encoding macro domain-containing protein, coding for MSALRFVKGDATSPQAKGPKIIAHVSNDIGGWGKGFVVAISRRWKEPERAFRQWHRERAGNDFGLGATQLVQVQPDVWVANMVGQRGIKPGSGGPPVRYEAIGRCLHTVGDHAVELGASVHLPRIGCGLSGGKWERIEPLIVAALCERDIPVTVYDFD
- a CDS encoding CPBP family intramembrane glutamic endopeptidase, with the translated sequence MRSRGDVWVFLGIVFALPWLLRGLEVVTGTRFLFWAIMVSVAVATWVAARYFWRPAEGVARATSILPVRPWRRTLAWCGFSFVLFLAMSAAAVALNAVTGVYPADLDGFSALRDAYAPETLGQTGVPWDLIGQALLANLGQFVLILPLAFYEEWGWRGYLLNRLREPLGTWPAMIVIGVICGVWHMPGFVPVGADGLWPLLPFTVFTVFFGVLLGWLRLASGSIWPAVVGHAVNNTVVFYFVQVVVADKAAEDRIDGWSTGLSGWQGLLIMSIPIAVLAVRTQRSSDVGIEVRQG
- a CDS encoding nitroreductase family deazaflavin-dependent oxidoreductase is translated as MTDNPQSTAPWLPPRWVIRTAWAVHRGIYRVTGGRFALQRAKPQKWGTMRVTVTGRKSGRERPVILAYIEDGPNLSTLAMNGWGEGDPAWWLNLKANPDAHVVWPGGERLVRARVAEGAERERLWALWRTTNKDLDAFASNRTTPTEVVILEPRAISAA
- a CDS encoding SAM-dependent methyltransferase, which codes for MDLPRSFVVRERDHRIHDPFTPEKLDTLGDAIRLRPGMSVLDLACGSGEMLCRWSRDHGIIGTGVDISTVFLAAARSRAAELTVADRVTFTHGDASGHVAAEPVDVAACVGATWIGDGVEGTINLLERSLRPGGLILIGEPFWRLDPPDQEAVVGSGAGSRDDFEDLPGLVESFGRLGWDLVEMVLADEDSWDRYVAAQWFTVRAWLDENPDDESAVSFRAELDAAPVNYVRYQRRHLGWGVFVLKRR
- a CDS encoding DUF1877 family protein; protein product: MLGVHFAITAEQEKLLLDADGDDDAVSEIIGALEEDWADDALKVDTDKAWDAIHRCLTDGTLDPDGGTGPLALAVVGGRHLHDEMYVVYVAPDEVRAVAEALADIDEPWLRARFGDFDDDYDGAADDDDFHYTWDGLVCLQGFYQRAAAAGRAVIFTAM
- a CDS encoding alpha/beta hydrolase fold domain-containing protein, coding for MTSWQMTVVAAFTRLAYQRKFTTAEAGLRTLARPKGPSKPPSAILKRYAVSTTRDHGFDLHRIRPSGPDTGVTVIYLHGGAYTSEIVSQHWSLIAHIAARTGHEVAVPIYGLAPTHNGLQALTFVTAVIAAETARGRRCYLAGDSAGGGLALLAAQAMAADPTPPPGPPGSEGRFALGAGSAPDRPTPAAGETGSVAGGFVTAAGESGAVAGGFGSAAGEAGSVAGGFVSAAGEAGAVVGGLAAAAGSIGGVVGVTAIAPWLDLSISNPEVDEVEPHDPWLRRPGLRPLATAWAGEIPLQDPRLSPLFGDLTRLPPLQILVGTRDITLPDCRLLRDRLPSTVPLTYHEEPGAVHVYPLLPVPEARPGRQAIIDHIMATTGAARPSDGSANVAP
- a CDS encoding DUF4190 domain-containing protein, whose protein sequence is MSYNPYEPNHDPYRQPQPQFPPEPYSPGVAPPYPPQTPSPYPAQSFPPPPPTYQAPPPHYGQYPGFHGHYRPHAAYGYQQPMLLPTSGWATAALVLGIVGILTGWCLAGIPSLAAIITGHIGLAETNTGTRGGRGLAVAGLILGYLAVIPGAALFFLTVVGSLTGAGS